TGCCCATTCATCAAAAATCGGTAATTTTTCCAATTCGAAATTTATAGTTTCAGTAATTTACTTCATAACAATTGGGGTTATCAAAAAGACCCTATTAGCAAATACTTGGGGTTTCCTTCATAACAATGATTTTATTTTTGTGGAAATGATAAGtgtttgttgttattttgttaGTGTGATATGTATGTTTTTGCTTTATGCAGGTTTATCAAGTAAAACCCGTGGTATTCGATTAAAACTTGATGAGAAAAATACACATGATGTTAGTACAAGGTACAATTTTTTTAGCCTTATCAGTCCTTCAAGTTCTTCGCATAATATAAGTATAACGTGTTTGTATGGTTTAGGAACTTTTGAATTTGGGAAAAATAAGTCCCGAATAGATTAAAGATAGAGCCTGAAAAGAGTTCAAGTTCTTACAAGatggttttgtagggatgagttaggtcacTCAGATTCTAATATGGTGTTGGGTATGAGTGTGAGTTGGGTGTATTGGGAAAGCCTAAGTTCCACATTGATTAGAGATAGAGTCTGGGAAAAGTTTATAAAAAGGGGTACCCCTCATGTTACAACCTGGTTTTGTAGGGATGGGTTAGGTCTAccttgaattttaataattattgtccATTTTCATAGCTCATATGTGATTATTCCCTGGAAAGGTAAGTGCAAGGGTATAAAGTAATAAGGTTGTATAGTAGTGCATTGTGAAACTCTAAGAAAACATGTAGTCTCTGGGATTATCTTCGAAGTAAACGGGTATTATTTTTAGCTAATTTTATCTGTACTTTTTATCCTTGAACTTTGATACTTCAAGGAACCTCTGAAATATGTGTTTAATGTTCGGtgtcttcaatttttttttctgaaGTATTAATGAATGAAGAACAACTTATTGATATTCCAGTTTACTTGTAGCTATGGTGTAATTGAAGCCAAGAATGGGAACCCGCCAATATCACCAGCAGTGGTGACTCCTGGAGGAGCTATTGATCTCTCATCTGTTCTGTTCAGGAATCGTATAATATTCATAGGACAGCCCATTAACGCACAAGTGGCTCAGAGAGTTATTTCGCAGCTTGTGACTTTGGCTACTATTGATCCAGAATCAGATATACTGGTTTGTTTTGATTTAACACTGTTATTTGACCTTAAATCAATCCTAACGTGGGATTCATATTAAGCTGTTTCTATTGGCAGATGTACATAAATTGCCCTGGTGGAAGCACATACTCGGTGCTTGCAATTTATGATTGCATGTCTTGGGTAAGATAAAGGTTTTATCATCTCCATTTTGCCTTAATACACACAAATTTTATAATCTACCTTTTCTTTCCTTTGTTAGCTACTTTAATTCCTTAATAGTTATTTGTCAATGTTTATACCTTGAACGCATTTTTGGTGACCTCGTTTTTTCAGATAAAGCCAAAGGTTGGTACAATATGTTTTGGAGTAGCTGCCAGCCAAGCAACACTTCTCCTTGCAGGTGGGGAGAAGGGAATGCGCTATTCAATGCCAAATTCTCGCATTATGATGAGTCAACCACAGTGTGGATTTGGGGTAAGAGTCTAgcttttgaaattttgttatagAAGATGCACTTAAGATTTTAGGAGCTGAGTTGATACCGATATGATGTTGGAAGAGGATAATAACAACGACAATATGGTCCTGTGTTTTATAGTGGTGAAATAAGAATTGCGCCATCTTGTTTATGATAAACATAGTCAAATGCACACTTTTCTCCTACTTACCTTCAGTTTACAGACTTTTATAAAACTAGACATAAATTTCCTGAGTTGAGATTGAGGCTGATGTGCCAAGTTGCATGTGACCTAGCCTTTTATTTTACGGGAGAAGCTGCTACGGATTATCTAGAAGTTATGTTAGAAATTTGATCTGTTCCCATGTAAATGTCTTATTCAAAATTTCAAAGTCacattttttcaatttaatcatatCATGCACTATGTAGTTTGGTATTTGATATATAGATATATGTTTACCTTTGTACCAAAAAAGCAGATATGAACgaaaaatattttgttctttCTTACATGAAAAACCACTGAAGTATTTTTGGTTGACAGGTAGCAGGTTAATTTATtgttaattatgtgaagtttttTGGTCAATACTCAATAGGCTTCTTCTTCATGATTGAAACAGTTCTTAATTTGATTGCAGGGTCATCCTGAGGCTGTGAGACGCCTAGTGAATGAAGCTGTTATATCCCGCAATGTTAGTCTTTCTTCCTCTGAAGTTTCACAATTCTAATAATATGACAGCTGCAAAATGTTcatattaacttgatttttctgaAAATAAGATTTTTCACTTAGTCTTGGCTGAGACATTTATATTTATGACACCGCCTCTTTAAATTCTTGTGACCTGAAGACTACTAGTATATCTTATGCTTAAGCTCTGATTTCGTAAAAAAATAGCGGATAGTTTATAGCAAATAGCTGATGACGAATTGTAGATAAACTAGCTTATTGAATTTTTAGTGTTCGGTAAAATTAGCTGTTGCTTGTTTATAAATGTGAGATGtcataaaaaaatatgtttaattaatatttacatTTTTCAGTTAAGATAATGGGGATAAAGttgaatgataaataaaaagctataaGCTACTTGAAATAGCTTATCAAATAACTTATAAGCTaataacaataaa
Above is a genomic segment from Vicia villosa cultivar HV-30 ecotype Madison, WI unplaced genomic scaffold, Vvil1.0 ctg.000073F_1_1, whole genome shotgun sequence containing:
- the LOC131623535 gene encoding ATP-dependent Clp protease proteolytic subunit 6, chloroplastic-like, which codes for MVSQALSVPAFPTFTIASHSKIPSHLAFSHRNPCTITSSLSSPHAHSSKIGLSSKTRGIRLKLDEKNTHDVSTSYGVIEAKNGNPPISPAVVTPGGAIDLSSVLFRNRIIFIGQPINAQVAQRVISQLVTLATIDPESDILMYINCPGGSTYSVLAIYDCMSWIKPKVGTICFGVAASQATLLLAGGEKGMRYSMPNSRIMMSQPQCGFGGHPEAVRRLVNEAVISRNKMDQMFSAFTGQTLEKVQEYTERDSFLSASEALELGLIDGVLETEY